A stretch of the Marivirga tractuosa DSM 4126 genome encodes the following:
- a CDS encoding PP2C family protein-serine/threonine phosphatase, whose translation MNTALNIANRYELKELELNALLEITQAINENLPENSLYKIYNFTLRANLKLGKLMLVVQDKKEWELKLSFGTDKDYTKIDESAYQLVDKRKILFPADLIDSPFDEFEVAIPVFHKNELLAVVFLGGVANSEERELIENHLNFIQALTNIIMVAIENKKMARERLEQEVYAKEMEIAKKVQQLLFPKSLPESSNFSIDAHYSPHHTVGGDYYDWLSIDEHRKIICIADVSGKGVPAALLMSNFQASLRTLLRKTSDLEEVIHDLNHQVFESANGENFITFFIALIDLKEKKLTYVNAGHNPPFLMSSNGRIEKLETGTLVLGALREIPFLEIGTTDIDKTQTLLLYTDGLTEAFNEKEEEFGPERVMDILNKNITAKPSLILSSILNEIDAFIGKRALSDDITLLACQYHV comes from the coding sequence ATGAATACTGCCTTAAACATAGCGAACCGATATGAGCTCAAGGAACTGGAGCTTAATGCACTGCTTGAAATTACGCAAGCGATAAACGAGAATTTGCCGGAAAATTCTTTATACAAAATATACAATTTTACCTTGAGGGCTAATTTAAAGCTGGGTAAATTGATGCTGGTAGTGCAGGATAAAAAGGAGTGGGAGTTAAAGTTGTCTTTTGGCACTGACAAAGATTACACCAAGATTGATGAAAGTGCTTATCAATTAGTGGATAAGAGAAAGATTTTATTTCCCGCTGACCTGATAGATTCACCATTTGATGAATTTGAAGTTGCAATTCCTGTTTTTCATAAGAATGAATTGCTAGCGGTTGTTTTTTTAGGAGGTGTTGCTAATTCCGAAGAGAGGGAATTAATAGAAAATCATTTGAATTTTATTCAGGCGCTGACCAATATAATCATGGTAGCCATTGAAAATAAAAAAATGGCAAGAGAGAGGCTTGAACAGGAAGTTTATGCGAAAGAAATGGAAATTGCTAAGAAAGTTCAGCAATTGCTTTTCCCTAAATCATTGCCTGAAAGCAGCAATTTTAGTATCGATGCACATTATTCTCCCCATCATACGGTCGGTGGAGATTATTATGATTGGCTGTCTATTGATGAACACCGTAAAATAATTTGTATTGCTGATGTTTCAGGTAAGGGAGTTCCTGCTGCCTTATTAATGTCTAATTTTCAAGCTTCTTTGAGAACGTTATTGCGGAAAACTTCAGATTTAGAAGAGGTTATTCATGATTTAAACCATCAAGTGTTTGAAAGTGCCAATGGAGAAAATTTCATCACTTTTTTTATTGCGCTAATAGATTTAAAAGAAAAGAAACTCACTTATGTTAATGCGGGGCACAATCCTCCATTTTTGATGTCTTCAAATGGGAGAATAGAAAAATTGGAGACCGGGACTTTGGTTCTAGGAGCTTTACGAGAAATACCATTTTTAGAAATCGGAACTACTGATATTGATAAAACTCAGACTTTATTGCTTTACACTGATGGTTTAACAGAAGCATTTAATGAAAAAGAGGAAGAGTTTGGCCCAGAGCGTGTAATGGATATTCTAAATAAAAATATCACTGCAAAACCAAGCTTAATCTTATCCAGTATCTTGAATGAAATTGATGCTTTCATAGGAAAAAGAGCTTTATCCGATGACATTACATTGTTAGCTTGCCAATACCATGTCTGA
- a CDS encoding glycosyltransferase family 2 protein has product MTYLFLGLLTIILIVIFVDLILWMAWKPKAENPKPFEGELPFISILMAVRDEVHTVNYALNSLEKLNYPDDKYEVLMGDDGSTDGSSKIMQEWDKEENNFFYMPIKDKVAHLDAKANVLEQLAEKAKGEFMMITDADVEVPPSWLMKQLACWKDGSGIQSGFTIIKAKDFLSSMQMIDWSLALGMVKIVSGWKIPVTAVGNNMMVSKEAYNKVGGYKNIPFSVTEDFALFQAVAKQGYRYQQLANEDSLVKTFAIKGFWNLMNQRKRWMSGALKLPAFMVAILVFQALYYPAMLAMIFVNPFVAIPLFGLKITLQSLFINKILERLNQYVPLGNLFVFEFYSGFISIALLFYYLLPLPVKWKGRKFAKG; this is encoded by the coding sequence ATGACCTATCTATTTTTAGGGCTATTGACGATTATTCTGATTGTAATCTTCGTGGACTTAATATTATGGATGGCCTGGAAACCAAAAGCAGAGAACCCAAAGCCTTTCGAAGGTGAGTTGCCTTTTATTTCTATTCTAATGGCCGTCCGAGATGAAGTGCACACGGTAAACTATGCCTTAAACTCACTAGAAAAGCTTAATTATCCTGATGATAAATATGAGGTTTTAATGGGCGATGATGGATCTACCGATGGTAGTAGTAAAATCATGCAAGAATGGGATAAGGAAGAAAATAATTTCTTTTATATGCCCATCAAAGATAAAGTTGCTCATTTAGATGCTAAAGCCAATGTTTTAGAGCAATTAGCTGAAAAAGCCAAAGGTGAATTTATGATGATCACTGATGCCGATGTGGAAGTTCCCCCGAGCTGGCTGATGAAACAACTGGCTTGTTGGAAAGACGGGTCCGGTATTCAAAGTGGCTTTACTATTATCAAGGCGAAAGATTTTTTGTCTAGCATGCAAATGATCGACTGGAGTCTTGCATTGGGCATGGTGAAAATTGTAAGCGGATGGAAAATCCCTGTCACTGCAGTTGGGAATAATATGATGGTTAGTAAGGAAGCTTATAACAAAGTAGGTGGTTATAAAAACATTCCATTTTCCGTAACTGAAGATTTTGCTTTATTTCAGGCAGTTGCTAAACAAGGGTATCGTTACCAGCAATTGGCAAATGAAGATAGTTTGGTTAAAACCTTTGCAATTAAGGGTTTTTGGAATTTAATGAACCAGCGCAAAAGATGGATGAGTGGGGCACTAAAACTGCCTGCTTTTATGGTGGCTATTCTGGTCTTCCAAGCTTTATATTATCCAGCGATGCTTGCCATGATTTTTGTCAACCCTTTTGTTGCGATTCCTCTTTTTGGTTTAAAAATCACTTTACAAAGTCTATTTATTAATAAAATCCTCGAGAGACTTAATCAATACGTTCCATTAGGTAATCTTTTTGTGTTTGAATTCTATAGTGGCTTCATTTCTATTGCACTTCTTTTCTATTATCTCTTACCTTTGCCAGTAAAATGGAAAGGAAGAAAATTTGCTAAAGGATGA
- a CDS encoding TatD family hydrolase, producing the protein MIETHAHLYAEKFDEDRAEMMDRAAQAGVEKFYMPNIDHESIEPMMEVEEKYSNTIATMGVHPCSVEKKFEKQLYEIEDWLNKRDFVAIGEIGLDFYWDKSLMKEQKEALKIQIDLAKKHQIPIILHCRDSFEETYEIVQEMKDENLKGVFHCFTGDAEAAQKVIDLDFYLGIGGVVTFKNGGLAEHIPEMDINRIVLETDSPYLAPTPKRGKRNEPAYLELIAQKIADLKQMPKEELIKITSNNANKLFA; encoded by the coding sequence ATGATTGAAACACATGCGCATTTATATGCGGAAAAATTTGATGAAGATAGAGCAGAAATGATGGATAGGGCAGCTCAAGCTGGAGTAGAAAAGTTTTATATGCCCAATATTGATCATGAATCCATTGAGCCCATGATGGAAGTGGAGGAAAAATACTCGAATACAATTGCAACAATGGGTGTCCACCCTTGTTCGGTTGAAAAAAAATTTGAAAAGCAATTGTACGAAATTGAAGATTGGCTGAATAAAAGAGATTTTGTAGCGATTGGAGAAATAGGATTGGATTTTTATTGGGATAAGAGCTTAATGAAAGAACAAAAGGAAGCCCTTAAAATCCAAATTGATTTAGCCAAAAAACATCAAATTCCCATTATTCTCCATTGTAGGGACTCTTTTGAAGAAACCTATGAAATTGTGCAGGAGATGAAAGACGAAAACTTAAAAGGCGTTTTTCATTGTTTTACTGGTGATGCAGAAGCGGCCCAAAAAGTGATTGATCTTGATTTTTATTTAGGAATAGGAGGGGTAGTAACTTTTAAAAATGGGGGGCTAGCTGAGCATATTCCTGAGATGGATATCAATCGTATAGTATTGGAAACAGATTCGCCATATCTAGCACCAACTCCAAAAAGGGGGAAAAGAAATGAACCTGCTTACCTTGAATTGATAGCACAGAAAATTGCAGATTTAAAGCAGATGCCTAAGGAAGAACTTATCAAGATTACTTCTAATAATGCCAATAAATTATTTGCTTAA
- a CDS encoding zinc-dependent metalloprotease → MKQYFYIFILLFAVSCSALKSNKSNEPELSKFDKLISGKEKFSGFFNFYWDAEKGKIYLEIDKLNEELIYVSYLSAGLGSNDIGLDRGQIGNSKIIKFEKIGNKIMVFEPNYKFRASSDNEAEKKAVKDAFAHSIIHGFEIEASNDWAHLVDATDFFIRDAHDVSKRLKQSNEGSYSLDKSRSVFNKEGSRNFPENTELDFWISFKGEAKGREIYSVSPDADNITVRQHHSFVQLPDDNFKTRKFDPRAGYFGTTYKDYAVPINEDINQRLINRHRLQKKNPEAEKSEAVEPIIYYLDPGTPEPVRSALLDGAKWWNQAFEAAGYENAFQVKMLPEDADPLDIRYNVIQWVHRSSRGWSYGASVTDPRTGEIIKGHVSLGSLRVRQDFLIAEGLLAPYGKSEENNAMEEMALARLRQLSAHEIGHTIGLAHSYASSTENDASVMDYPHPNIELDEKGNISLANAYAENIGLWDKYAIRYGYEEIPAEENEEDYLNSILAEANDKGLSFISDRDARATGGAHPYAHLWDNGKDAAVQLNHLLQVRQKALSNFGENVIEYDRPLAQIQEALVPIYFLHRYQAEAAVKLIGGLDYSYKVRGDNLKKMSIVPAQWQIEATNSLANAIKAENLALPEPLLNSLYPRPLGYYDNRELLNGKTGVTFDAIGAVEQASSMVFELLMNPQRLSRLVEYHARDSKNPGIQETMDIFEEVLFNQKVKNGYHEAIQLTTQSVFVNQMMKGIQNGNLSTLARAELMSVLKDISSKLSKSNYRDSELKKSHNQMIVSQIKLFLDEPKEYAVAPTPSLPPGSPIGSCDY, encoded by the coding sequence ATGAAGCAATATTTCTATATTTTCATTCTTCTGTTTGCGGTCTCTTGCAGTGCTTTAAAAAGTAATAAAAGTAACGAGCCTGAGTTATCTAAATTTGATAAACTGATTTCTGGAAAGGAAAAATTCAGTGGGTTTTTCAACTTTTACTGGGATGCGGAAAAGGGCAAAATTTACCTTGAAATTGATAAACTAAATGAAGAACTTATTTACGTAAGCTACCTGTCTGCAGGCCTAGGTTCAAATGATATTGGACTGGACAGAGGACAAATTGGCAATAGCAAAATCATCAAATTCGAGAAAATCGGGAATAAAATCATGGTGTTTGAGCCTAATTATAAGTTTAGAGCAAGTTCAGACAATGAAGCAGAGAAAAAAGCAGTTAAAGATGCATTTGCCCATTCCATTATCCATGGATTTGAAATAGAAGCCTCAAATGACTGGGCGCATTTAGTGGATGCAACAGATTTTTTTATTAGAGATGCACATGATGTAAGCAAAAGGTTAAAGCAGTCAAATGAAGGCTCTTACAGTTTAGATAAAAGTCGTTCTGTATTCAATAAAGAAGGTTCAAGAAATTTCCCTGAGAACACAGAATTAGACTTTTGGATCTCTTTTAAAGGTGAAGCTAAAGGAAGAGAAATTTATTCAGTAAGTCCAGATGCAGATAATATTACTGTTCGTCAGCATCATTCATTTGTTCAATTACCAGATGATAATTTCAAAACTAGAAAATTTGACCCAAGAGCAGGTTATTTTGGCACTACCTATAAAGACTATGCTGTTCCAATTAATGAGGATATCAACCAAAGATTAATAAACCGCCATAGACTGCAAAAGAAAAATCCTGAAGCAGAAAAAAGCGAGGCCGTGGAACCTATCATCTACTACTTAGATCCAGGAACTCCTGAACCAGTACGTTCTGCATTATTGGATGGTGCTAAATGGTGGAACCAGGCTTTTGAAGCAGCTGGATATGAGAATGCTTTTCAAGTAAAAATGTTACCTGAAGATGCTGATCCATTAGATATTCGTTACAATGTCATTCAATGGGTGCACCGTTCCTCCAGAGGATGGAGCTATGGGGCAAGTGTAACAGATCCAAGAACCGGAGAAATCATCAAAGGACATGTTAGTTTAGGGTCATTGCGCGTACGACAAGATTTTTTAATTGCAGAAGGGCTTCTCGCTCCCTATGGAAAAAGTGAAGAAAACAATGCTATGGAAGAAATGGCATTAGCACGATTGCGACAATTATCTGCTCATGAAATTGGACATACAATTGGTTTGGCACATTCGTATGCTTCAAGCACTGAAAATGATGCATCTGTTATGGATTATCCTCACCCAAACATTGAATTGGATGAAAAAGGCAATATCAGTTTAGCCAATGCCTATGCTGAAAATATAGGACTTTGGGACAAATATGCCATTCGATACGGATATGAAGAAATTCCTGCCGAAGAAAATGAAGAGGACTATCTTAACAGCATTTTAGCAGAAGCCAACGATAAAGGCTTAAGCTTTATTTCGGACAGAGATGCGCGAGCAACGGGTGGTGCACATCCTTATGCGCATTTATGGGATAATGGAAAAGATGCAGCTGTGCAGCTAAACCATTTGCTGCAAGTCAGACAAAAGGCACTATCTAATTTTGGTGAAAATGTAATAGAATATGATAGACCTTTAGCCCAGATTCAAGAAGCTTTAGTTCCAATTTACTTCTTGCATCGCTACCAAGCAGAGGCTGCAGTCAAATTAATTGGAGGTTTAGACTATTCTTATAAAGTTAGAGGTGATAACTTAAAAAAAATGAGCATTGTTCCAGCTCAATGGCAGATTGAAGCCACAAATAGTCTCGCTAATGCAATAAAAGCGGAGAATTTAGCTTTGCCAGAACCATTATTGAACTCTTTATATCCAAGACCATTGGGCTATTATGACAATAGAGAATTACTAAATGGTAAAACGGGGGTAACTTTTGATGCCATTGGAGCAGTAGAGCAAGCCTCATCAATGGTCTTTGAATTGCTCATGAACCCACAAAGATTAAGCAGATTAGTAGAATATCATGCTAGAGACAGTAAAAATCCTGGAATTCAAGAAACAATGGATATTTTTGAAGAGGTACTATTTAATCAAAAAGTAAAGAATGGTTACCATGAAGCAATTCAATTGACTACACAATCTGTTTTTGTTAACCAAATGATGAAAGGGATTCAAAATGGAAATCTTTCAACCTTAGCACGAGCGGAACTAATGTCGGTTCTTAAAGACATTTCTTCTAAACTTTCTAAATCTAATTATAGAGATAGCGAATTGAAAAAATCGCATAACCAGATGATAGTTTCTCAAATAAAACTCTTTTTGGACGAGCCAAAAGAATATGCTGTAGCTCCTACTCCATCATT
- a CDS encoding polysaccharide deacetylase family protein: MSDWAFYKTPNFIQNVFPSLRWRVNTDEKVIYPTFDDGPIPELTHDILNILDDYGAKATFFCVGENIKKHPEIFRSILKKGHTVGNHTFNHLKAWETNNAEYLQNVQLCQAEIEKHIAQKNKLFRFPYGQFNLSLARKLKKVGYELVMWDVLSKDYNKSISAETILRKSVQKSEHGSIIVFHDNLKAKEKILQFLPLYLKHFSDIGYKFEKL; encoded by the coding sequence ATGTCTGATTGGGCATTTTATAAAACTCCAAATTTCATTCAAAATGTTTTCCCCTCTTTAAGATGGAGGGTAAATACTGATGAGAAAGTGATTTATCCTACTTTTGATGATGGTCCTATCCCTGAACTTACCCATGATATTTTAAACATTCTTGACGATTATGGTGCCAAAGCAACATTTTTTTGCGTGGGGGAGAACATCAAAAAGCATCCTGAAATATTTAGATCAATTTTAAAGAAAGGGCATACTGTTGGTAATCATACTTTTAATCATTTAAAAGCTTGGGAAACAAATAATGCGGAGTATTTACAAAATGTTCAATTATGTCAAGCTGAAATTGAAAAACACATAGCTCAAAAGAATAAGCTTTTCAGGTTTCCGTACGGTCAATTTAACCTTAGTCTAGCTCGAAAGCTTAAGAAAGTTGGTTACGAGTTAGTAATGTGGGATGTGCTTTCTAAGGATTATAACAAATCTATTTCTGCAGAAACGATACTTCGTAAATCTGTTCAAAAATCAGAGCACGGTAGTATTATAGTTTTTCATGATAATTTAAAAGCAAAAGAGAAAATATTGCAATTCCTACCTTTGTATCTCAAACATTTTTCCGATATTGGATACAAATTCGAAAAACTATGA